The nucleotide window CGCGCGTTCAGGAGGCGGCAAAGCCCTGGCAGTGGCCTGCCGCGCGGCGACGGTATCGCCGGCCAGCAGACCGTATTCTCGTTCGACCTTCAGATCTGCCAGGCGACGAATCGCTTCGGCCGTCAGGTCAGAATCGGGCGTTTCTTCCAGGAAGCGCCGGTAACCCTCCATGGCTTTATCGAGGCCGCCTTCGACCTTCTCTTCTTTGATTTCAACCTGCAGGTGACGCAACTTGGCAATCGTATCCTTACCCCCGCCGGACTGACAAGCACTCAGGAGCAGCGGTAGCGCCAATGCGCTCAAGCGAAGCCAATTCGTTGCCTTCATTGCTCGACACCCTTCTGGAGTTGGGTCTTGCTGGCCCGATCGTAACTATCAGCCAGGGCGAAGCGCGCCTTGACCTGATATTCATCCAGACGATCACGCCGTTTGCTCAGTTCATTCACCGCCATGATCTCAAGCATGCTCCCTTGCCGTGCCATCAGCACCTGCGTCTTTTCCCGGGCAGACTGGATCAGCAGCCGCTGCTGGCGGATCGTTTCGTCATAACCTTCATAGCTCTGAGTGGCAGCCTGGCGGGTGCGGACAAAAGCGGTGTATTGCTGGTTGAGCAGATCCACTTCCTGGTTCAATGCGCGCAGGTGCTGATGGGCATCGGTAAAACGCTGGTCATATTCCGTCGCAATATTCCAGGCCAGCACTCCCCGCAACCGTCTGATCCGGTCGTCAATCTCGGGCGCCGCTTTGCTACCACTGGAATTGAGTCTCTGCTCCAGATACGTCAACTCTTCGCGACTGATCCGCTCCCCGGCGGTAGCCAGATAGTCAGGACGAGGCGCCACCAGCATGCTCTGCAACCGTTGTTCGATGCGTTCCCGCTGCTCCAGACGCAGACGCATCTGCGAGTCCAGTCGTCTGAATTCCCGGTCGATCTCGGGAAGCAGGGGTTGATAATAAGCGCGGCGCGACTGAATGAGATCTTCGTAAGCATCGAGGGCGCCTTGCCAGACCGACAATTTTTTCAGTAACTCCTCCAGATCAAAGTAGTTCTTGAAGGATTCCTGGAAGTCGTGCGAGGCCATCAACTCCAGGAGATAGTAGGTCTCGGGGGTCTCGGGCAGCTCGCGCAGCTTGACCACCCAGTTGGCATCCTGCTTCAGTTCCTCCCGCACCAGAGCCCGCAAAAAGTTCCCTTCACGGATACTCTTGATCGAGGCGCTGAGCTTGTCGATTTCACTTCCGAAGGCTGCAAGAGCACTGCTATAAAGCCGGGCCGCGCGACCATGCACATTCAATTTTCCATAGGCAAACGGCAAGGCGAGCAGGGCTTCCTGCACGGCCGGATCAGTGACTTCCCGTTCCGTCAGAATGCTCCAGGGAACCAGCGCTCTCTCGAAGTTCCCGGCAGATGCGTCGGCCCAACCCGATCCGAGCAGCGCCCGATTAGAGAACGGACCATTCAAACGGACCCGGTCCAGGACCAGCTTGGCGCCTTCGTGCTTCTGCTCCTCCAGCAATTTGTAGCCCAATACCAGGTTCGATTTATCCTTGATCGCCAGGGTGGCCGGAAGAGTGCTGACAAGCTGGCCAGTACGGTCGAGAGCCTTGCGACCATCCTGTTCGTTGTTGTTGCGCAACAGAGCAATCCCGAGATTGTACGAACTGAACCCTTCCAGACTCTTCTCACTCTGCAGCTCCTTGAGAATACGGACCGCCTCGCCATTGCGCCCGTTGGCCAGAGCGATATGCGCGCGTAAAAAAGCCAGATCGTCGCGGATCTTGACCGGAACAACGCCGCGAATCCGCTGTACGGCCAGCTGGGCATTTTCCGGCTGGTCTTTCTGGAAGTAGATCCGGGCCAGGCGGAAAATGGCCTCGTTACGGACCACGTCCTCGACATCCCCCTCAATGACCGCGGTAATAGCGCGACCGGCCCGATAGTGCATCCGGTAAGCCAGTTCAAAATCCCCTACGGAAAACTCGGCCTGCCCGACATGGGAGTAAAGGGAGTCGAGTTCGGGCTCATCAAGGCCGCGGTACTGCCAAAGCTCACTGTCGAGTCGGGCAATCGCCTCGAACCAGTCCTCTTGATAAGCGTAATACAGAGCCTCGCCGAAATAGAGGTCCTTCAGGTCTTCAGGCGTGGCTGTGCTGGCCGCCAGAACTGGCGTGACGAACAACAGGGAAGCCAGTAAGACAAGGAGTCTGGACATGGAGCTACCAATCTTTCAGGGTGATGGTTTGCGCACCGGGACCGGCCAGATGAATTTCAATCATCTTGGGGCCCACATCCTTGCTGAACTTGAAGCTTTCGCTGCGGCGCAGGTCGGCGCCGCCGGCGGTTTTTCCGGTGAGGATAATCTGCAGCTCATGCTCGCCGGATTTGATGTTGCCGGTATAGATGCGCTGTACGCCTCCCTTCTGCAGAGCTTCAAGTTCCTTGAAGGTATAAAGGTGATGGGTGACCGGCGCGCCGCCCAGCTGAATCTCCATCGCATCGAGGCGGAACTTCTCGTTGCTCTCCAGCGACACAAAGACGCTCACCTGAGTGGTGGAGGGATAAAGCAGCTTTTCTTCGAGGAGACTCAGCTGCGCCGCGATCCCGAGAACATCGGTCTTGATCTCCTGCACCTGTTCATCCAGACCCTTGATCTGTTCTCTGGAGACTTCCTCCGCAAAAACGGGAAAGCTCAGAATCAATGTCGCAATAGCCAGAACAAACCCTCTTAAAATTTTCCACATGACTGCCACCTGTTGTGAGTGTGTTGTTGAAGGCATTTACATCTTCCCGATGATATTGATGAAGAGTCCCTGGTGCCGATAGTCATAGCTGGTGAGATCATCCGAAAACTTGCTTAAGTTGTAGCCGGCCCCGACCTTGAAGTGATTGCCGAGATGACGGTAAAGACCAAGCAGCGCTCCGTCGAGGCGATCCTCGGCATCAGGCAGATCGAGACGGCGCCACTCAGCGAGGGCATCCCAGTGCGGCAGGAAATTCCAGTCGGCGCGCAGCACCGTCAGGTGCGCCCGACTGGTGAAGAACTCCCGGTCGATGGGATCGAGACTCACCTCGCCCTGGCGATAGGCATACTTCGCCCCGACGGTCCAGCGAGAGGTCAGGTCATACATGACATCCGCAGCCAGAATGTGGCTACGCTGCAGAACCCCGGAGCTGGACGATCTTTCGAGCAACATCCCCTCGGGGGTCTGTACGATGGTCTCCCCGGCGCCGGGGATATTATAGAAATAGGTGTATTTGAGCAGGGCATTGAGACGGTCATGACGCACCGGGCGATAGGCGTAGCCCATGACCGCTTCCGTGTAGTTGCCGTCGTAAAGCTGCCCGAGGGAACTATTGCTGCGGGCGAGGTTGAGTTTGCCGATGAGGCGCCAGTCCGGGGAGAGCTGGTATTTGAGGCTGTTTTTCAGCAGCCAGGTCGTCCGCTTGGCGGTGCTGACAAAGAAATTGCCGGCGGTGTCGGTGCCGAGATGTTCGCTATCGTCGACCCGATATTCCAGGGCACTGGCGATCTTCAGGCGATCAAACCCATAACCGACGCTCACCCCCATTGCTGTGCGCTTGATTTCAGCACCGCTCTGAAAGTCCTTGAGGGTGCCGAAATCGAGCTTGGCCCCGAGGTTAATGCGGTCCGTAGGAGCAAGATCGACGCCGGCGGAATGCATCAGACCGGTCGGGGTATCACCGTGGGTATAGCGCTCTTCGAGGTAGATGCTCACACTGTCGGAATAGCGGTTGCGGAATCCATAGGCCAGGCTCCCTTTCCGGGCGCGCAGACCGTTGTCCGTCCGCTCGTTTTCAAGGGCATAGTTGAGGTAGAGGTTGGTCCGGTCGGAATAAAGATACTCGGTGCCGAGGCGGCCGCTTGCCCCCAAGTCGCCGGTGGAAACCTCACCGGTCACCTTGAATCTTTCCGTCAGACGATAACTGCCGCCGGTCCCGATGCGGAAATTGTCCTCGCGGTTGCCGCTGCTATGCAGGGAATCCTGCACAAATCCATAGCTGCTCCAAAGGGCCCGGGAATCGTACAGCACCTGCACCACCAGATCGGTCCGGTCGCCTTCTTCCTGGGTCGGGGGTTTGACCGGGGATTGGTCATTGCGGTGGTCGTGCCGGACCCCCGAACTCAAGGTCCAGTGCTCGTCTTTGCGGAAATCGAGGTTGACCTCGTTGGCCACGGTCTCGAGGACGTCACGCTGGCGGCGCGTATCGCTCTTGAAACGCATACCCAGACGGTCAGAGAGGGGCAGCATCGCCGTGCCGCCGTAGTTGGTGACATCGCGATCGGTGCTCAGGCCCGGCGCGGCATAGCCCGCTTCCACGTCCTGCCAATACAAGGTGAAGCGACCTTTTCCTTCCGCAAAAAAGTCCCGCAGGCCGATACTGGCATCGACCCGACTCGCCAGCGCCTCTGCATGCGAAGCATCCAGGGGATCAGCGGGCGTGAAGAAGAAGCCGCCGTCCATCGAGGTGGAGGAGAGCAGCCCCGGACCTTCACTGCGGCCGCTCTCCAGTTTGAGCCAGGACTCCGAAGACTTGCGGAGGGTCACATCCGCGGCCTGCAGAGTATTCTCACTCCCGGCCTCCTCAAAACGGCTGCCGGTCAGGCCGAGCTTGACATAGTCGCTCAGCCAGTAATGGCTGCGGCCGCCGGTCGCCAGGGTATCGAGATCTTCGAAGCCGGGGGTGAATTCATAGCGGGCCACCAGATAAACGGGGTGGCCGCTGAAAGAGCCGCTGTGCACCAGCAGGTTGTCGTCTGCGGTTCCGGAGAGGGGTTCGGCCAGCAGGATCCGTCCCTGCAGGTAGTCGATGTCGTAGTCGATTGCCGGGGTGAGATTTTTCACCCCGAGGACCATATTGGAATCCTTGTCGCGGATCTCGATGCGCAGGCGCTCGGAACCGGTCAGGATGTCCTGTTGCCGCAGGTAGTAAAGGGAGCCGCTGGTGCCGCGGAACTCGTCGCGCCCCCCCACCGTCCCCGGTTCGGCGGCAAAACCGTCGAGCAGGAAACGCGCCTCACCAAAGCTGGTGGTGTCAGGGGTCTGATAATGCAGATTCGCCCCGTACAGTCCGCGATCGACGTGCGCCAGGTTGTTGTCGGTATAACCGACCTTGAAATTCCCCCAGAGTCCGTAGCTCCTGTCCTTGCTCAGCCTGGCGTAGAATTTCCCCATGGTCGGGGCATCTTCCGTCACCGTACTGTCGTCACCGTAGGTCGGCATGTGGTAATCCGGATCGATGCGCCGGAATAGGGCTTCCGGGGATTTGTCCATAAAATTGCTGAAGATCTCGTCGAGCGGTCCCTCGCGGGTGTCGGCACTCGCCGTCAACCCCCACCCCGCGCCGAACTTGCCGGTGGTATAGAAAGCCAGGCGACCCTGGGCACTGAAATCCTCACTGTATTGCGGCTTGTCCGGAGCAAGCAGCTGCGCCGGGCCGTTGGTCTTGTTGGCCGACAAGGTCAGATCGGCGATGCCGACATAGAACCAGTCGCTCTGTTTCTGGGCGAAATCCCGCAGGAAGAGTTCGCCGTTGCCGGTCGGGTCGAGAACCGCGACCTCGACAGTATGGCTCCCCGTCGGCAGGATCTCTTCGGCGACAAAGCGCCCCTGCGCGTCGACCGGGACAAGGTGGCCGGCCAGCCAGACACTGTAGCCGGGGGGAATGGCCGTCCCCTGCGCCTGCACCGAACCGCCATGCAGGGGAATGTTGCGCCGGGCGATGCGGCTTTCGCCATAACCGGCCAACAGTTCACGATCAGAATCGGTCGCAGCGATGGCCGGATCGACCTGGTCGAGCACCCAGAGCGGTTGGGTTTCGGTCTCATCGAAGTTCCCTTTGGCGTCATAGACACGCACGAGATAATTGAGTGTCCGTCCCGGCGCGAAATCAGCTGAAAAGCCGGACTCGAAATCGGGCTGCCATGCGGCCAGGCCATCTGCATCCATCGTGACGACGGCAAGGGGGAGATCACGAATCGACTGCTCTTCGGCAAAGATCCGGACCTCGGCCCGGGCGATAAAGCTGCGGTAGTTGCTGTAAAGGCGAAAGCGCACCAGGTTTTCGTCCTGATAGCCGATGGTGCGCGGCCAGGCGGTCACATTGAGGCGCGGTTCCAGCTTGAGGTTGTCATATTTGAACTGAATGTCGGCGGCATCAAGGGCGACGTCGATACAGCGCTGCACATCCGGCACCGACTTGCCCGGATCATCCAGCGGCTTGCCGTCAACGGTAATGCGCATGAGATTGAGAGCAAAGGGATTGGCGAGGGCGACCTCGCGGTTGAGGCGGGTGATCTCCACCCCTTCGTAATCATCGAGGGTAACCAGTTCATCATAGACGATCTGGACCTGGACCCGGGAGGTATCCGATTCGACAAAGCCGGCGTTGACCACATCGTCGGACTGGACATAGCCATGCCCTTCAAACTCCACCTGCTGCTCCGTCAAGCCGATTTGCCCGGCCACCGCGGCTGTCGCCCGACGCGCCCGGGAGGTGGAGAGACCGATGTCATCCCCATAGACGGCGGCGGTGCGGCGATCAAGGCGTTGATTGCTGGTATAGCCGACAAAACGCAGACGCACCTTTGTCCGGTCACTGATCTCCGCCATGAGCTGCTGCAAACGCTCGGTGTAACCGGCAGGCAACAGCGGTTGGCCGTTGGCGAAGAGGATCGGCGAGATCGGTCCGGACGGCGAATCGTAAACGCGGGTAACAAGCTCGGCACCGGGAGCGTCCGGGCACAGCTGCGGTTCATCCGGCAGCTCCTGGAGCGCATCGTCATACCAGAACTCCACTTCAACCCGCCGGTTGAGCGCCCGGCCCGCCGCCGTAAGATTGGCGGTGGCCGGTTGCGCCGTCCCCATCCCGACGCTTTCAATGGCGGTATTGTTTAAGCCCAGGCCCTCCTGCACCGCCAGAGAGACCCGCCGGGCAACAGCCTTGGAAAGGCCGAGGTGATTACCGTAGATGCGCTCGTCCCGGTCGGGAAGCGGGGTATTGTCGGTGTGAGCGATAAAGCGGATCACGACATGATCCTTACCGCCGAGATTCTGCAGGGCCTGCCGGACCTGATGGAGGAATTCCGGCGGCACCTCGACCATCCCTGCGTCATAATGCAGCGGGGAGATCAGGTTCTTGACCCGGGCGCGCCGTGCGTGGCCTTCCTGGTAACGCAATTTACAGACCGTTTCGGTCCGGCACACCTTGAGACGATTGACTTCCCGGGCAACGACCACTTCCTTTTCGACCAGCTTCTCGCCGATCTCGTCATACCAGACCTGCACTTCGACCCGCCGGTTCAGCTGTCGTCCAGTCTCGGTCTGATTGCTGGCAACAGGCTGACTCTCTCCGAAACCTTCGTAGGAGATCGCTTCGGGGGGGAGACCCAGCGCACTCTGGAAGTATTCAGCGGTGGTGCCGGCCCGTTCGCGGGACAGGCCGGTGTTGTCGCCGTAGCGTTCCTGCAAGGCCGGGCTTAGACGCAGGGAATCGGTGTGACCGGCAAAGTGCAGGCGCACATTGCTGCGATCGCGCATGCTGTTGAGGACATCACGCAGCCGCTCCAGATAGTCCTCGGGGATTTCCGCCTCACCCAGATGGAAGTGGATGGGCGGGACGACATTTTCGAGCTTGATCGTCTGGACATCCGCTTCCGCCACCTCCCGCATTTCCAGGCGATCACCTTGGGCCGCGGCATAGGCGGCATCATCATGAATCCAGGGGGTGAACGCCTGATCCCCGGGCAGGTGCATCTCGACCGACTGACCGCGCGCCACTGTTTCCCTGACCTCGACGGTCGGGGAGGGAGTCTCGGCGCGTGCCGGGGTCGCGACGCCAACGGCTGAGACAACAAATAAGAATAGAAAGGCGGCACTAGGCTTCAACATTGATTCCATCTTTGGTAAGAGGAAAAGGGCATTCCCAGAGGAGGTGAGTCCTCTACGGCGGGCCACTGCGGCGCCAGAACACTTCGGTTTCAATATCCAGACGATATCCGCCAGCGGACAGCACCCATTGTTTCGCGACTTCCTTCTTCAAGGCTTCAAGACGCGCCTGGACCAGTTCTTCATCTTCGATGTCGGCCAGATAGGAGAGCCGCAGGACGGCAGGCGCCTTCTTCAACTCCGCCAGAAGCTGCGGAATTTTGTAAATCCACTGCAAGCGCAGCACCGTACGCTTCGGCTCAAAAACCCCTTCGGCGATATCGATAGCGACCACCCGATGAATGGTGGCGGCAAAGTTGTAGCGCAGCATCTTGCCGCGGGTGGCGCGCTGCACCTGAGGATTTTCGCTGGTGACGCGATAACCGGTCGGGAGACTGCGATCGTCCATCTTCAAGATGAAGTTGCTGCCGCGATCCTCGTCAGGGACCACCGCACAGGTGATGTGGAAACGGCCGTGCGCGTCACTGGTGGCAATCAGACCGCGGGCCGTGACCACCCGCACCCCGGCCAGTCCGACTTCATCCGCATCCTGTTCTCCGTCGAGATTGCGGTCATCGAAGACCTTACCGATCACATCGGTACAATCAAAGGTCGGATCGGGGATAACACGCACGGTGGCGGTGTCTACGCCCAGGGAGGCGGCGAGAACGGTGTGGAACAGCTCTGCCCGGTTAACGTACTCCCCTTCGTTCATCCCCGAACCGACGATAAGCAGCAGCTTGATCTCCTTGGCCTTATCCTCACCGCTCTCAAGCTGGAGGTGACTCCAGGTCAGGGTGCGGTTGCTCTTGACCGGCTCCAACGGCTGGCCATTGACACGGGCCGACCCCTCTACATATTTGAATCCCGGCGGGAAGGTGTCGACAACCTGAAGATCCTGCAACGTCACCGCCGTGGTGTTCGTCACCTTGATGGTATACGGCACGAGTTGACCGCGGCTGACGTTGATCAAAGGCGACGTCTTGCGGATAAAGACAGTGTTGTCGAGGGTGGGATCGAGGGCGATATGGTTGTTGAACAGCTGGCTGCCGCCCGGCACCGGAGCGCTCAGGGTCTGGTGCAGAAAATAATTGATCTGCGCGGCCGGCATCACTGTTGCCGGCGCGGATGCGGAGGTCTGCGCCTCGCAGAAGCCGGCCGGAGTTGCCACGGCATCAGCGGCGCAGGTTGCGACAGAGTACGCCGCCGTCTCTTCGTGTGTGACGGGGGGGATGATGCGCGACGGACCGGGCAGATAACCGCTGGCCGGCGGGCTCACACGGATCACGTAGTCAGCGCCCTGCGGGCAGGCAAGATCGCTGTAATTCATGTCGAACTTGTAGAAGCCCGAGGCCAGCGTCACCTGATTCTGCTGGGCCGGATCAGCAAAACAGCCCGATGGCAGCGGCGTCGTACTGCCAGACCGCAGCATCGTCAATGTCGCCCCCGCAATCGGCGAGCGCTCGAAGGACTCGAAGATCACGCCATTCGGGTCGATCGGCAGGTTCAGGTTCTGCAGGATGCTGCCGGGCAGAGCGACAATATGGCTGATCTGCTGCATGCCATCGGTGAAAGCCGAGTCGGCCTGGCCCAGCTTCGCAGTGGTCGTGGTCGCACCCGGCGCGTTGAAGCGCAATTCGTACTGGTCGGCGGTGGTTTCGACGGGCGCAAGGCCGCTGAAGCGGTAAAGGCCGCCGGCGTCGGTGCTGACCCGGCCAAGCTGGACGTTGTTACGGTAAAGCGCGACCGTCCACCCCGCCAGGCTCAGTTCGGCAGGATCGTGAAGATTGTCGAAGTTGGCGTCGTGCCAGAGATGGCCGTTAAGCATGGCGCTGCCCGGCAGGCCGCCGAGATCAATGGAGACGAGGGCCTTGGGCGAAGTCACTTGCGGGGTATTCCACGTCACCTGCGCGCTGTTGGTGAGGGTGGTCCCGATCGGCACCGAACTGTTGATCTGCATGCGGAAGCGCAAGGTCGTTGTGGCGCCCTGCGGCAGATCGCCGATGTTGGCTGTCAGCTGCGGAGCGGCATAGGTCACGGCGGTCGGATTCGCAACGCCATTCAGCGTCGCCGAACCCTCCAGGTAGCTCGCCAGTCCGGTCAGGAGCGAGAGATCGTCATTGATTTCCACATCGGTCGCGTCCACCGCACCGTTATTGGTGACCCGCACGACATACTCCAGTTGCCCGCCGGCCTGGGCCACGCCGCCGCCGACCACAAAGACCTCCTTGACAATGGAAAGCTGCTGCGCGCTCCCGACCACGACGGTGGTCGGTTGATCACCATTGGAATCGATGCCGTCAGCATCGGTCGGCTCGCTGGGCAGGCCGGTGGTCGCTACATACCCCTGGTTACTGATCACAGTGCCGGCGGCCACGCCAGAAGCGACCTCAACCTCGAAGATGATCCCGGCACTGGCGCCGATCGCGATGGTGCCGCTGCTGCTGTCGGCCGAATTGACCGCGATGCCGGAAGTCAGGGGGGAAATGCCGCCATCGGGCGCTCCGACGGGCTGGCCGTTAAGGGTCACCGAGTTGGCTACATAGCTGGTGTTGGCCGGCACTGCGTCGGTCAACACCACGTCGGTCGCCAGAGCCGCGCCGTAGTTATGAACGGTGATGATGTAGCGCAGCCGGTCACCCGGATCGACACTTCCGTTGGCGTTGGCATCGTAGGAAAGGAAAACCGTTTTCTGCGCGTCGACCAGCGGCAGGTTGCCGACGATATTGCGGGTCGGATCCTCATCGCCAAAGACGGCCGGATCATCTTGGCCATTCACTGCCGGATCATCCGACGCTCTTTCCACGAAGGGACCGCTGCCGCTCCCCGAGCCATTGAGGAAACCCTGGTTGGAGATGATGGTGCCGTCGAGCACATCGCTATCGATCATCACCTCGAAGCTGACAGTCGCCACATTTACCGTGCTGTCAGTCGCATCAGCCCGCATTCCCCCGGCAATGATATCCGCCGGCGACTTGATCAGCAGGCCGCTTAACAACGCAGAGTCCGTGCCGTTATCCGCCACAAGCGCACCGTTCAGACGCGTGGAGTTGACCACATAGGAGGTAAAGGTCGGGATCAGATCGCGCAGCGATACATTAACGGCGTCTTCGTTACCGATATTCTTGACGGTGATGGTGTAGCGCAGGGTGTCGCCCGCCATCAGCACGTTGGTATCGCCGGTGAGGTCCTGCGAGGTCTTGTAGACCTGGAATTGCGGTGCGGAGCTGATCAAGGTGGC belongs to Deltaproteobacteria bacterium HGW-Deltaproteobacteria-4 and includes:
- a CDS encoding flagellar motor protein MotB, translating into MLKPSAAFLFLFVVSAVGVATPARAETPSPTVEVRETVARGQSVEMHLPGDQAFTPWIHDDAAYAAAQGDRLEMREVAEADVQTIKLENVVPPIHFHLGEAEIPEDYLERLRDVLNSMRDRSNVRLHFAGHTDSLRLSPALQERYGDNTGLSRERAGTTAEYFQSALGLPPEAISYEGFGESQPVASNQTETGRQLNRRVEVQVWYDEIGEKLVEKEVVVAREVNRLKVCRTETVCKLRYQEGHARRARVKNLISPLHYDAGMVEVPPEFLHQVRQALQNLGGKDHVVIRFIAHTDNTPLPDRDERIYGNHLGLSKAVARRVSLAVQEGLGLNNTAIESVGMGTAQPATANLTAAGRALNRRVEVEFWYDDALQELPDEPQLCPDAPGAELVTRVYDSPSGPISPILFANGQPLLPAGYTERLQQLMAEISDRTKVRLRFVGYTSNQRLDRRTAAVYGDDIGLSTSRARRATAAVAGQIGLTEQQVEFEGHGYVQSDDVVNAGFVESDTSRVQVQIVYDELVTLDDYEGVEITRLNREVALANPFALNLMRITVDGKPLDDPGKSVPDVQRCIDVALDAADIQFKYDNLKLEPRLNVTAWPRTIGYQDENLVRFRLYSNYRSFIARAEVRIFAEEQSIRDLPLAVVTMDADGLAAWQPDFESGFSADFAPGRTLNYLVRVYDAKGNFDETETQPLWVLDQVDPAIAATDSDRELLAGYGESRIARRNIPLHGGSVQAQGTAIPPGYSVWLAGHLVPVDAQGRFVAEEILPTGSHTVEVAVLDPTGNGELFLRDFAQKQSDWFYVGIADLTLSANKTNGPAQLLAPDKPQYSEDFSAQGRLAFYTTGKFGAGWGLTASADTREGPLDEIFSNFMDKSPEALFRRIDPDYHMPTYGDDSTVTEDAPTMGKFYARLSKDRSYGLWGNFKVGYTDNNLAHVDRGLYGANLHYQTPDTTSFGEARFLLDGFAAEPGTVGGRDEFRGTSGSLYYLRQQDILTGSERLRIEIRDKDSNMVLGVKNLTPAIDYDIDYLQGRILLAEPLSGTADDNLLVHSGSFSGHPVYLVARYEFTPGFEDLDTLATGGRSHYWLSDYVKLGLTGSRFEEAGSENTLQAADVTLRKSSESWLKLESGRSEGPGLLSSTSMDGGFFFTPADPLDASHAEALASRVDASIGLRDFFAEGKGRFTLYWQDVEAGYAAPGLSTDRDVTNYGGTAMLPLSDRLGMRFKSDTRRQRDVLETVANEVNLDFRKDEHWTLSSGVRHDHRNDQSPVKPPTQEEGDRTDLVVQVLYDSRALWSSYGFVQDSLHSSGNREDNFRIGTGGSYRLTERFKVTGEVSTGDLGASGRLGTEYLYSDRTNLYLNYALENERTDNGLRARKGSLAYGFRNRYSDSVSIYLEERYTHGDTPTGLMHSAGVDLAPTDRINLGAKLDFGTLKDFQSGAEIKRTAMGVSVGYGFDRLKIASALEYRVDDSEHLGTDTAGNFFVSTAKRTTWLLKNSLKYQLSPDWRLIGKLNLARSNSSLGQLYDGNYTEAVMGYAYRPVRHDRLNALLKYTYFYNIPGAGETIVQTPEGMLLERSSSSGVLQRSHILAADVMYDLTSRWTVGAKYAYRQGEVSLDPIDREFFTSRAHLTVLRADWNFLPHWDALAEWRRLDLPDAEDRLDGALLGLYRHLGNHFKVGAGYNLSKFSDDLTSYDYRHQGLFINIIGKM